One genomic segment of [Phormidium] sp. ETS-05 includes these proteins:
- a CDS encoding acyl-CoA desaturase, which translates to MTISTPTQEKLNTTPPLKPDWPVIVFMVAVHAAVLLVFVPGTFSWAAVGLALFLHWVTGGLGITLGLHRLVTHRSFEVPKWLEYILVFFGTLSCQGGPIDWVGLHRAHHLHSDQPADPHDSNKGFWWSHMMWVMYHSNAEIDIPRFTKDIADDGFYQFCQKYLFPIQVALGVFLYFVGEAVSPGLGWSFVVWGIFVRLVVVYHCTWFVNSATHKFGYRTYDAKDSSTNCWWVALTTYGEGWHNNHHAFQYSARHGLQWWEIDLTWMTIQILQFLGIASNIKLPKPEEI; encoded by the coding sequence ATGACGATTTCGACTCCAACGCAAGAAAAGCTGAATACCACTCCACCCCTAAAGCCAGACTGGCCGGTGATTGTATTCATGGTGGCAGTTCACGCTGCAGTGCTGCTGGTGTTCGTCCCCGGCACCTTTAGCTGGGCAGCAGTGGGTTTAGCTTTGTTCCTGCACTGGGTAACTGGCGGCTTAGGCATCACTTTGGGACTACACCGCTTAGTCACCCACCGCAGCTTTGAGGTTCCCAAATGGCTGGAGTACATTCTGGTTTTCTTTGGCACCCTGAGCTGCCAAGGGGGACCGATCGACTGGGTGGGACTGCACCGGGCGCATCACTTACACTCAGACCAACCAGCGGATCCCCATGATTCCAATAAGGGGTTTTGGTGGAGTCATATGATGTGGGTGATGTATCACAGTAACGCCGAAATCGATATCCCCCGCTTCACCAAGGATATTGCTGATGACGGGTTTTATCAGTTTTGCCAAAAGTACCTTTTCCCCATCCAGGTTGCCTTGGGAGTTTTCCTCTACTTTGTGGGAGAGGCAGTATCTCCCGGACTGGGCTGGTCTTTTGTGGTTTGGGGTATTTTTGTGCGCTTAGTGGTGGTTTACCACTGCACTTGGTTCGTCAATAGTGCTACCCATAAGTTTGGCTATCGCACCTATGATGCCAAAGATAGCTCTACCAATTGCTGGTGGGTGGCTTTGACCACTTACGGCGAAGGCTGGCACAATAATCACCATGCGTTCCAATATTCCGCTCGCCACGGTTTGCAGTGGTGGGAAATTGATTTAACGTGGATGACAATTCAAATATTACAATTTCTTGGGATTGCCAGTAATATCAAACTGCCAAAACCTGAAGAAATTTAA
- a CDS encoding AarF/ABC1/UbiB kinase family protein has protein sequence MQYDSAALTEYYRQRPLSVWVRSLAILIEFGSFALGLVWDWFWRRLQPRHQVARARQLRHKLTELGSTFIKLGQILSCRPDVIPPVYLEELANLQDQLPAFPNEIAYDIIKSELGYPWPAIYAEISDTPVAAASLGQVYKAQLKTGETVAVKVQRPGLKDIISLDIYILRRFGAWAQAAIWFIRSDLVGIIDELATRLFEEMDYANEGRNAERFAALYGDDKNITAPRIYWQYSGIRVLTMEWIDGAKLTQRETMDAWGLDGDYFVELGFACSMRQLLEGGFFHADPHPGNLLATPEGKLAYLDFGMMSEVTPYYRDRLLESVIHILTGDFDSLGQDYIKLGFLPPDIDLKPLIPEFAQVFGNVLGATITEFGFKSIIEKLSPLIYKYPFRLPTYYLLIFRSFATLEGIALNINPNFQPLTNSYPYIARRFLTEPSPEFRTCLQELLLKKGQIQWHLLDDLLQNALRSDAGDVSSLLASGLDFLDSHEGAPLRRAVISELVADLETILAVNFTKITVFMGLTTEPKYDIENPQPSHPIEKILGAIAAAYSPDIKSVSTLMPLLLKPEAHRLIQEVLAAIGHRAETWVSRPES, from the coding sequence TTGCAGTACGATTCCGCCGCCCTCACCGAATACTACCGCCAGCGTCCCCTCTCCGTCTGGGTCCGCAGCTTAGCCATTTTAATCGAGTTCGGCAGCTTTGCCCTCGGCTTGGTTTGGGATTGGTTTTGGCGTCGTCTCCAACCACGCCATCAGGTGGCTCGTGCCCGCCAACTGCGCCACAAACTCACAGAACTGGGCTCAACTTTTATCAAATTAGGACAAATTCTCTCCTGTCGTCCTGATGTTATCCCCCCAGTTTATTTAGAAGAACTAGCTAATTTACAAGACCAATTACCCGCTTTTCCCAACGAAATCGCTTATGATATCATAAAATCAGAATTAGGCTATCCTTGGCCAGCTATCTACGCCGAAATTAGTGATACTCCCGTAGCCGCTGCCTCCCTCGGTCAAGTGTACAAAGCCCAGCTCAAAACTGGCGAAACCGTGGCGGTAAAAGTACAGCGCCCCGGATTAAAAGATATCATTTCTCTGGATATTTACATCCTGCGGCGGTTCGGCGCTTGGGCTCAAGCCGCCATCTGGTTCATCCGCAGCGACTTAGTGGGGATTATCGACGAGTTAGCCACCCGGTTATTTGAAGAAATGGACTATGCCAATGAAGGCCGCAACGCGGAAAGGTTTGCGGCACTTTATGGCGATGATAAAAATATTACCGCCCCTCGGATTTATTGGCAATATTCCGGCATCCGGGTGCTGACGATGGAATGGATTGATGGCGCCAAATTAACCCAGCGGGAAACTATGGATGCTTGGGGGTTAGATGGGGATTATTTTGTGGAATTGGGGTTCGCCTGTTCCATGAGGCAGCTTTTAGAAGGAGGTTTTTTCCACGCTGACCCCCACCCAGGGAATTTGCTGGCTACCCCAGAGGGAAAATTGGCTTATTTGGATTTTGGCATGATGAGCGAAGTCACGCCGTACTATCGCGATCGGCTCCTGGAATCCGTCATCCATATCCTCACCGGCGACTTTGACTCCCTCGGACAAGATTACATCAAACTGGGATTTTTACCCCCCGACATTGACCTAAAACCCCTCATCCCTGAATTCGCCCAAGTATTCGGCAACGTTTTGGGCGCCACTATCACCGAATTCGGCTTCAAAAGCATCATAGAAAAGCTCTCCCCCCTGATTTACAAATATCCCTTCCGTCTCCCTACCTACTACCTGCTGATTTTCCGCAGCTTCGCCACCTTAGAAGGTATCGCCCTCAATATTAATCCCAATTTTCAACCCCTCACCAACAGCTATCCCTACATTGCCCGCCGCTTCCTTACGGAACCATCCCCGGAATTCCGCACCTGTTTGCAAGAATTGCTCCTGAAAAAAGGGCAAATTCAATGGCATCTCCTCGATGATTTACTGCAAAATGCCCTCCGGTCTGATGCGGGTGATGTGTCCAGTCTTCTCGCTAGTGGCTTGGATTTTCTCGACTCTCACGAAGGTGCCCCCTTGCGGCGAGCTGTTATTTCTGAATTAGTCGCCGATTTGGAAACTATTTTGGCGGTGAATTTTACGAAAATTACGGTTTTTATGGGCTTGACAACTGAGCCAAAATATGATATAGAAAATCCCCAGCCTTCTCATCCCATTGAAAAAATCTTGGGGGCGATCGCGGCGGCTTACAGTCCTGATATCAAATCAGTTTCTACCCTGATGCCCCTGTTGTTAAAACCAGAAGCTCACCGCCTCATCCAGGAAGTTTTGGCGGCGATCGGCCACCGGGCAGAAACTTGGGTTTCTCGCCCAGAGTCCTAA
- a CDS encoding glutamate-5-semialdehyde dehydrogenase encodes MSSLEDTQAAVQRAYQASSVLARKRGAERAKALQAMAKALASATDEILEANTLDLEASIDMAVPNLILDWLKLTPERLQATGQILLKLAELPDPIRRVMNAPYQVENSQTYSQLMPLGTIALIYEAFPELAAIAAGLCIKTGNCLILRGSSEASHSNAAIADILQGALAEAQMPPGCLETIAPDAGASIRDLVCQEQYINLVIPYGRPSLVQQVVRQSSAPVLRSAMGNCYLYWSPTGSLDLVRWAITDSHQSEPDPVNAIEKVLIHRNQKLSSLAMLWNTLQDNGFDIRLDPSMLTDFPELKPAADAEWNQPYLTKTVAFKMVDSIEDAISWINQHSSGHADCIVTESYQESCQFAAGINSASAYINASPRFYRHSRQGDAVFLGMSNQKGHRRGSIGLETLTTIKQIVQGYGQF; translated from the coding sequence ATGAGTAGTTTAGAAGATACCCAGGCGGCGGTGCAACGCGCCTATCAAGCATCATCGGTGTTGGCGAGGAAGAGGGGAGCCGAGAGGGCAAAAGCTCTGCAAGCAATGGCGAAAGCCTTGGCGTCAGCTACCGATGAGATATTGGAAGCCAATACCCTGGACTTGGAAGCCAGTATCGATATGGCGGTGCCGAATTTGATTTTGGACTGGCTGAAGCTGACGCCAGAAAGGCTGCAAGCGACGGGACAAATTCTGCTGAAGCTGGCGGAGTTGCCCGACCCCATCCGCCGGGTGATGAATGCACCTTATCAGGTGGAGAATTCCCAGACTTACTCTCAGTTGATGCCCCTAGGGACGATCGCCCTGATTTATGAAGCCTTTCCCGAACTAGCGGCGATCGCCGCCGGGTTATGTATCAAAACTGGTAACTGTCTGATTCTCCGGGGTAGCAGTGAAGCCAGCCACTCCAATGCGGCGATCGCCGATATCCTCCAAGGAGCCTTAGCCGAAGCCCAGATGCCCCCTGGCTGTCTGGAAACGATCGCACCCGATGCAGGAGCATCGATTCGCGATTTAGTCTGCCAAGAACAGTATATTAACTTGGTAATTCCCTATGGACGCCCCAGCCTGGTGCAGCAGGTAGTCCGCCAGTCCAGTGCCCCAGTATTGCGATCGGCTATGGGTAACTGCTACTTATATTGGTCTCCCACCGGCAGTTTAGATTTAGTCCGCTGGGCAATTACCGACAGCCATCAAAGCGAACCAGACCCAGTGAACGCCATTGAAAAAGTGCTAATTCACCGTAACCAAAAACTCTCATCTCTGGCGATGCTCTGGAACACCCTTCAGGATAACGGTTTTGATATCCGCTTGGACCCCTCAATGCTCACAGATTTCCCAGAGTTAAAGCCAGCCGCTGATGCAGAATGGAATCAACCCTATCTCACCAAAACCGTGGCTTTTAAAATGGTGGACAGTATCGAGGATGCTATCTCCTGGATTAATCAGCATAGCAGCGGTCACGCTGATTGTATCGTCACCGAATCTTACCAAGAAAGCTGTCAATTTGCCGCTGGGATTAACAGCGCTTCCGCCTATATCAACGCCAGTCCTCGCTTTTACCGTCATAGTCGGCAGGGAGATGCTGTATTTTTGGGGATGTCCAACCAAAAAGGCCACCGCCGAGGCTCGATCGGTCTCGAAACTCTCACCACTATTAAACAAATTGTCCAAGGTTATGGCCAATTTTAA
- a CDS encoding AarF/ABC1/UbiB kinase family protein, translating to MMVQTVQPPPTDHKSATAPGSTVTVRATPVPTVEERPMVADDDALRYDPEAIAQYYDRRPLQVWWRGLSIALPLLSFALGLWWDKKTGRSRTNQKRRAAQFRQTLTQLGPAFIKIGQALSTRPDLVPPLYLEELTKLQDQLPPFPNAIAYQFIEEELGAPPEEIFAELSPNPVAAASLGQVYKGKLKTGETVAVKVQRPGLNQSMALDVYILRRLAIWAVQNLKKRIKSDLVGIMDEFGARIYEEMDYTQEGRNAEQFRQLYGHIPDIYIPKIYWEYTGREVLTMEWITGTKLTKLAELRQQGIDPTHLIEVGVNCSLRQLLEHGFFHADPHPGNLLATTDGKLAYLDFGMMSQVKDYQRYGLIEAVVHLVNRDFEGLAKDYVNLEFLTPDTDLTPIIPALAGVFNNALGSSVAELNFKSITDELSQVMYEYPFRVPAYYALIIRSLVTLEGIAINVDPEFKVLSKAYPYVAKRLLTDPAPELRSSLRDLLFKDGSFRWNRLENLLNNASSSDDYDLSQNLNQALEYLFSERGDFLRDYLVAEIVKNLDVLSQNALQNARSVVGEWFGLEVQPKPMSQADMENLERIQRILDMLRQTPGFDPIKLAQKVPEILMKPEVQRLGQQVASSLAQRAVARLIRQLLLAETPPHRAAANSKHSYPHQTVALPPAGNQPAA from the coding sequence ATGATGGTTCAGACAGTACAGCCACCCCCAACAGACCATAAGTCAGCAACTGCCCCCGGTTCCACGGTAACGGTACGGGCAACACCAGTGCCAACGGTAGAGGAACGGCCTATGGTTGCTGATGATGACGCCCTGCGGTACGATCCAGAGGCGATCGCCCAATACTATGACCGTCGCCCCCTACAAGTGTGGTGGCGCGGTTTGAGCATCGCTCTCCCCCTACTTTCATTCGCCTTGGGTTTGTGGTGGGATAAGAAAACCGGACGTAGCCGCACCAACCAAAAACGCCGCGCCGCTCAATTCCGCCAAACTCTGACCCAACTTGGTCCGGCATTTATTAAAATCGGTCAAGCTCTCTCCACTCGCCCCGACTTGGTGCCGCCATTGTACCTGGAAGAGCTGACCAAACTCCAAGACCAACTCCCACCTTTCCCCAACGCGATCGCCTACCAATTCATCGAAGAAGAACTCGGCGCCCCCCCCGAAGAAATCTTCGCCGAACTCTCCCCCAACCCCGTCGCCGCCGCCTCCCTCGGGCAAGTTTACAAAGGCAAACTCAAAACCGGAGAAACCGTCGCCGTCAAAGTCCAGCGGCCCGGACTCAACCAGAGTATGGCCCTCGACGTTTACATCCTGCGCCGCCTAGCCATCTGGGCAGTTCAAAACCTGAAAAAGCGCATCAAAAGCGACCTCGTAGGCATCATGGACGAATTCGGCGCCCGCATCTACGAAGAAATGGACTACACCCAAGAAGGACGCAACGCCGAACAATTTCGCCAACTCTACGGCCACATTCCAGATATCTACATCCCCAAAATCTACTGGGAATACACCGGACGCGAAGTCCTAACAATGGAGTGGATAACTGGCACCAAACTCACCAAATTAGCCGAATTACGCCAGCAAGGCATCGACCCCACCCATTTAATCGAAGTCGGCGTTAACTGCTCCCTGCGTCAGCTCCTAGAACACGGCTTTTTCCACGCCGACCCCCATCCCGGCAACCTCCTCGCCACCACTGACGGCAAGTTGGCCTACCTCGATTTTGGCATGATGAGCCAAGTCAAAGACTATCAGCGCTACGGCTTAATTGAAGCCGTAGTCCACCTAGTTAACCGCGACTTTGAAGGCTTAGCCAAAGACTACGTAAATCTGGAATTTTTAACCCCCGATACCGACCTCACCCCCATCATCCCCGCTCTCGCCGGAGTATTCAACAACGCTCTCGGCTCCAGCGTCGCCGAACTCAACTTCAAAAGCATCACCGACGAACTCTCCCAAGTGATGTATGAATATCCCTTCCGCGTCCCCGCCTACTATGCCTTAATCATCCGCTCCCTCGTTACCCTCGAAGGCATTGCCATCAACGTCGATCCGGAGTTTAAAGTCCTCAGCAAAGCCTATCCCTACGTAGCCAAACGCCTACTCACCGACCCCGCCCCCGAGCTGCGTTCCTCCCTGCGAGATTTACTATTTAAAGATGGCTCTTTCCGCTGGAATCGTTTAGAAAACTTACTCAACAACGCCAGCAGTAGCGATGATTACGACCTCAGCCAAAACCTGAATCAGGCTCTAGAATACCTGTTCTCGGAGCGGGGCGATTTCCTCCGGGATTACTTGGTGGCTGAAATCGTGAAAAACTTAGATGTCCTCTCCCAAAACGCCCTGCAAAATGCCCGTTCCGTAGTCGGCGAGTGGTTCGGTTTAGAGGTCCAGCCTAAACCTATGTCCCAGGCAGATATGGAAAATTTGGAGCGCATCCAAAGGATATTGGATATGCTGCGCCAAACCCCCGGTTTTGACCCCATCAAACTGGCGCAAAAGGTGCCAGAAATCTTGATGAAACCAGAAGTGCAGCGGTTGGGGCAGCAAGTTGCCAGCAGTTTGGCACAGCGAGCCGTAGCTCGTCTGATCCGCCAGTTGCTGTTAGCAGAAACTCCCCCTCACAGAGCAGCAGCAAATAGCAAACATAGCTATCCTCATCAAACCGTAGCTTTGCCCCCAGCAGGCAATCAACCCGCCGCCTAG
- a CDS encoding methionine gamma-lyase family protein: MNSPSELLLEAEKALLPIFTGIDATVKQNLQRVLEAFQNHRLGVQHFSGVTGYGHDDLGRETLDRVYAQVMGAEAAAVRVQFVSGTHAIACCLFGVLRPGDEMLAVAGAPYDTLEEVIGLRGSGQGSLMEFGIKYLELDLTPSGTINWDALETAVTPTTRLVLIQRSCGYSWRPSLSIADIERIVKTVKAKNPNTVCFVDNCYGEFIENREPPAVGADLIAGSLIKNPGGTIVTAGGYVAGRADLVEAAACRLTAPGIGSSGGATFEQNRLLFQGFFLAPQMVGEAMKGNHLTAYVFDKLGYPVNPAPMAKRRDVIQAVQFGSPEKLIAFCRAIQKCSPVGAYLDPVPAPMPGYESELVMAGGTFIDGSTSEFSADGPLRPPYVAFCQGGTHWTHVAIALERAIEAVNSQ, translated from the coding sequence ATGAACAGCCCATCTGAGCTGCTCCTAGAAGCAGAAAAAGCACTATTGCCTATTTTTACGGGAATTGATGCTACCGTCAAGCAAAATCTCCAACGGGTGCTGGAAGCCTTCCAGAATCATCGTTTGGGGGTTCAGCATTTCTCCGGGGTCACGGGCTATGGCCACGATGACTTGGGACGGGAGACTCTGGACCGAGTGTATGCCCAGGTGATGGGGGCTGAGGCGGCGGCGGTTCGGGTGCAGTTTGTTTCTGGCACTCACGCGATCGCCTGCTGTCTGTTCGGCGTCCTCCGCCCTGGTGATGAAATGCTGGCCGTAGCTGGTGCCCCTTACGATACTTTAGAAGAAGTTATCGGTTTGCGGGGTTCGGGTCAGGGTTCCTTAATGGAATTTGGCATTAAGTATCTGGAACTGGACTTAACCCCCAGCGGCACTATCAATTGGGACGCCCTGGAAACCGCCGTCACTCCCACCACGCGCCTGGTTTTGATTCAGCGCTCTTGCGGGTATTCATGGCGTCCTAGCCTCAGCATAGCAGATATTGAAAGAATTGTGAAGACGGTAAAGGCCAAAAATCCCAATACTGTTTGTTTTGTGGATAACTGTTACGGCGAATTTATCGAAAATCGCGAACCTCCCGCCGTGGGTGCTGATTTAATTGCCGGTTCTTTGATTAAAAATCCGGGGGGTACAATTGTTACTGCTGGCGGCTATGTGGCGGGTCGTGCGGATTTGGTGGAGGCGGCGGCTTGCCGTCTCACGGCTCCGGGAATTGGCAGCAGTGGGGGCGCGACTTTTGAGCAAAACCGGCTATTATTTCAGGGGTTCTTTTTGGCGCCGCAAATGGTGGGGGAGGCGATGAAAGGTAATCACCTCACGGCTTATGTGTTTGACAAGTTGGGTTATCCGGTGAATCCGGCGCCAATGGCTAAGCGGCGAGATGTGATTCAAGCCGTGCAATTCGGTTCGCCAGAGAAATTGATTGCTTTTTGTCGGGCAATTCAAAAATGTTCTCCGGTGGGTGCTTATTTAGACCCAGTGCCTGCACCGATGCCGGGATATGAAAGTGAATTGGTGATGGCTGGGGGTACTTTTATTGATGGTAGTACCTCAGAGTTTTCGGCTGATGGGCCGTTGCGTCCGCCTTATGTTGCTTTCTGTCAGGGGGGGACTCATTGGACTCATGTGGCGATCGCTTTAGAACGGGCGATCGAGGCTGTCAATTCCCAGTAA
- the recN gene encoding DNA repair protein RecN, producing MLALLRIENFALIDRLELEFGKGLNVLTGETGAGKSIILDALDAVLGGKVTLRAVRSGTERALIEATFECGSEMAGWVRGQEIDLLDGNLLVVSREMVASRSGGMRSRSRLNGILVNRQMMDQLRDRLVEITAQGQTLQLGQPARQREWLDAFGGPRLGQQRQIVARIYAECSRWLQAVENRRQSEQQRLQRLDLLQYQLQELSQAGLEDPEELHHLEGERQRLSHVVELQQQSYQAYQLLYQNDSDRPAAADLLGQVESILSDMVQYDGQMQPVLEMVKDALAQASEAGLRLSSYSGSLETDPDRLEEVEERIAQLKQICRKYGPTLKEAIAYAERVETELAALTNPGESLESLEQKYFACKQELEAACSQLTQMRHIAAAALESRLVEELRPLAMDKVQFQVQITPTEANSTGADQIVFLFSANPGEQVQPLSQTASGGEMSRFLLALKACFSQVEATGTLVFDEIDVGVSGKVAAAIAEKLYQLSHHQQVLFVTHQPMVAAIADHHFRVAKQVIDTIIPPSNGVTVTDSPDSQERTVVRVASLVNSQRREELAQMASGNSDGEAIAWAESLLAQAAQMRRISKIADSTDDPTKI from the coding sequence ATGCTTGCCCTGTTGCGGATTGAAAATTTTGCCCTCATCGACAGGCTGGAGCTGGAATTTGGCAAGGGTTTGAATGTACTTACGGGGGAGACGGGGGCGGGAAAGTCGATTATTTTGGATGCCTTGGATGCGGTTTTGGGCGGAAAGGTGACGTTGCGGGCGGTCCGCAGTGGGACGGAAAGGGCGTTAATTGAGGCAACGTTTGAATGTGGTTCGGAGATGGCGGGGTGGGTACGGGGGCAGGAAATTGATTTGCTGGATGGGAATTTGCTGGTGGTGAGCCGGGAAATGGTGGCGAGTCGCTCTGGGGGGATGCGGAGCCGATCGCGTCTGAATGGCATTTTAGTCAACCGGCAAATGATGGACCAATTGCGCGATCGCCTGGTAGAAATCACGGCGCAAGGACAAACCTTACAATTAGGACAACCAGCGCGTCAGCGGGAGTGGTTGGATGCGTTTGGCGGACCGCGACTGGGACAGCAGCGGCAAATTGTGGCGCGCATTTACGCCGAATGCAGTCGCTGGCTGCAAGCGGTAGAAAATCGCCGCCAGTCGGAGCAGCAGCGGTTACAACGTCTGGACTTGTTGCAATATCAGCTCCAAGAGCTGAGCCAAGCGGGTTTGGAGGACCCGGAAGAATTACACCACCTGGAAGGGGAACGCCAACGCCTGAGTCATGTGGTGGAGTTGCAGCAGCAAAGCTATCAAGCCTATCAACTGTTGTATCAAAATGATAGCGATCGGCCAGCGGCGGCGGACCTGCTCGGACAGGTGGAATCTATCCTCAGTGATATGGTGCAGTACGATGGGCAAATGCAGCCGGTGTTGGAGATGGTGAAAGATGCTCTGGCACAGGCGAGTGAGGCGGGGTTGCGGTTGAGCAGTTACAGCGGGAGTTTGGAAACGGATCCGGATCGTTTGGAGGAAGTGGAGGAGCGCATTGCCCAACTGAAGCAGATTTGCCGCAAATATGGGCCGACACTGAAAGAGGCGATCGCCTACGCGGAGCGAGTAGAAACTGAATTGGCAGCATTGACAAACCCGGGAGAGTCTTTGGAATCATTGGAGCAAAAGTATTTCGCCTGCAAACAGGAGCTAGAAGCAGCTTGCAGCCAGCTTACCCAAATGCGCCACATTGCCGCTGCAGCTTTGGAGTCACGGTTGGTGGAAGAATTGCGACCCCTGGCGATGGATAAAGTCCAATTTCAAGTGCAAATTACACCGACGGAAGCCAATAGCACTGGTGCAGACCAAATTGTGTTTTTATTTAGTGCTAACCCCGGGGAACAGGTGCAACCCCTGAGCCAAACTGCCTCGGGTGGAGAAATGAGCCGGTTTCTTTTGGCGTTGAAAGCCTGTTTTTCTCAAGTAGAGGCTACGGGCACTTTGGTATTTGATGAAATTGATGTGGGGGTGTCGGGGAAAGTGGCGGCGGCGATCGCGGAGAAACTTTACCAACTATCGCACCACCAGCAAGTCCTCTTTGTCACGCACCAGCCGATGGTAGCAGCAATCGCTGACCATCATTTCCGGGTTGCTAAGCAAGTGATCGACACTATCATCCCCCCCAGCAATGGCGTTACCGTTACCGACAGTCCCGATAGCCAAGAACGCACGGTGGTGCGGGTGGCGTCTTTGGTGAATTCCCAGCGACGGGAAGAACTGGCGCAAATGGCCTCTGGGAACTCGGACGGAGAGGCGATCGCCTGGGCTGAGTCCCTTCTGGCTCAAGCCGCGCAAATGCGTCGCATATCAAAAATCGCTGACTCCACTGATGACCCCACGAAAATCTAA